One genomic segment of Erysipelotrichaceae bacterium 66202529 includes these proteins:
- the dgt gene encoding dNTP triphosphohydrolase, whose translation MHKLSWNKITSEERIPQKASGNAGKYRSEIESDYHRIIRSASFRRLQDKTQVFPLDYSDFVRTRLTHSLEVSSIAKLIGKQVCMQVLEQQRAPAEDAPDSLKVIEILNCAGLLHDIGNPPFGHFGESAIRNWFEKNLSHLDYKGKPLMAWLDEQQAADLLYYEGNAQALRIITKLHRLTGRSGMHLTSGVMDTIIKYPVNSLEKTAEDKKEKKQRSLLRKKVGYYQSETKQFLEIKQNTGTMGCRNPLCFILEAADDLAYTFADLEDGYKKGLYSYEQLLDVIEAAQDERGAALLRQGLEEGRQLKKTSEKGFDPYQHAVFTWLTKKQLFSISGVSDAFLKHYDDIMNGVFEQELIAVSREGVLIGELKKFAFERVYNDAAILKLELMGNEIITFLLDRFMDALLPYDSGLKMSEIQEKYIDLLSGNYLNTYQYTAQGKEEGERLYLRLLLGADFVAGMTDSYAIRLYQELKGI comes from the coding sequence ATGCATAAATTATCATGGAATAAAATAACAAGTGAAGAACGAATTCCTCAAAAAGCATCAGGGAATGCAGGAAAATACCGCAGTGAAATTGAAAGTGATTATCATCGTATCATTCGCAGCGCATCCTTTCGCAGATTGCAGGATAAGACGCAGGTGTTTCCACTGGATTACAGCGATTTTGTACGCACAAGACTGACACATTCTCTTGAAGTATCATCCATCGCTAAGCTGATTGGCAAGCAGGTATGTATGCAGGTGCTAGAGCAGCAGCGCGCTCCTGCTGAGGATGCTCCGGATTCTCTGAAGGTGATTGAAATTTTGAATTGTGCGGGACTTTTGCATGATATCGGAAATCCACCATTTGGCCATTTTGGGGAAAGCGCAATTCGCAACTGGTTTGAAAAAAATCTGTCACATTTAGATTATAAGGGAAAGCCGCTGATGGCATGGCTGGATGAGCAGCAGGCTGCTGATCTGCTGTATTATGAGGGCAATGCACAGGCACTGCGTATCATCACCAAGCTTCACCGGCTGACAGGTAGAAGCGGTATGCATCTGACGAGCGGCGTGATGGATACGATTATAAAATATCCTGTAAATTCTCTGGAAAAAACAGCCGAGGATAAGAAGGAGAAAAAACAGCGCAGTCTGCTTAGGAAAAAGGTTGGCTATTATCAGAGTGAGACGAAGCAGTTTCTGGAAATTAAGCAGAATACCGGTACTATGGGCTGTCGCAATCCGCTCTGCTTCATTTTGGAAGCGGCGGATGATTTGGCATATACCTTTGCGGATTTGGAGGATGGCTATAAAAAGGGGTTGTATTCCTATGAACAACTGCTGGATGTGATAGAAGCTGCACAGGATGAGCGTGGTGCTGCCTTGCTGCGGCAGGGACTGGAGGAAGGACGGCAGCTAAAGAAAACGAGTGAAAAGGGATTTGATCCTTATCAGCATGCGGTGTTTACATGGCTGACGAAAAAACAGTTATTCAGTATCTCCGGCGTGTCGGATGCATTTTTAAAGCATTATGACGATATTATGAACGGCGTGTTTGAGCAGGAACTGATTGCAGTCAGCAGAGAGGGAGTCCTGATTGGTGAATTAAAGAAATTTGCCTTTGAACGTGTATATAATGATGCCGCTATTCTGAAGCTGGAGCTCATGGGGAATGAAATTATCACCTTTTTGCTGGATCGCTTCATGGATGCCCTGCTTCCATATGACAGCGGACTGAAAATGAGTGAAATCCAGGAGAAATATATTGATTTGCTGTCAGGGAACTATCTGAATACCTATCAATATACTGCACAGGGGAAGGAAGAAGGAGAACGGCTGTATTTGCGGCTGCTGCTGGGAGCTGATTTTGTGGCGGGAATGACGGATAGCTATGCGATACGACTCTATCAGGAGCTGAAAGGAATTTAA
- a CDS encoding GTP-binding protein, translating to MKYINIGLLAHVDAGKTTLSEGLLYACGSIRQIGRVDHGNAFLDYDVQEKNRGITIYAKQAVISWKDTQITLLDTPGHVDFSAEMERVLQVLDYAVLIINALDGVQSHTETIWKLLKHYNIPVLVFINKMDVSYTQREALMTDVKRLLDERCVDFSLCDEQLQEQLAMCSDELLDTYMEAGSIPKEQIAEAVSQRILFPCCFGSALKMEGIQELLDILDCYTKPRLYPEEFGARIFKISRDENGNRLTHMKITGGTLKVKTKLGEEEKVDQIRLYSGNRYQLCDEAASGRVCAVKGLHRFHAGDGLGFEKNKNEVQLSSFMNYRVLLPQGCDAFVMRKQLLQLAEEDPQLHVSYDTHLKELHVRLMGDIQTEVLKHTIRERFHTEVEFDEGRVVYKETILEPVEGVGHYEPLRHYAEVHLLLEPLPRGSGLQFASDCKEDALDRHWQRLILSHLQEREHIGVLSGSPITDMKITLLCGRAHQKHTEGGDFRQATYRAVRHGLRSAKSILLEPYYEFTLQVPASCVSRAVFDIERFNGTFQLEEEANGLSVISGCAPVRWLQGYPQEVYAYTRGKGRLFCSLKGYEECANQSEVLKELAYDCDSDMEHPCGSVFCSHGAGYYVPWDEVRKHMHMQSEWGRIQLKKESYQSYTAKPVDEKELEEIFIRTYGPIKRRPLQREKTVSNIIDLEKQNISYQPLPECLLVDGYNVIHDWEELSYLAKDHLDAARHRLIDMMGSYQGYRGCVLILVFDAYKVKAGTGAAYKDGSIYVVYTKQAQTADMYIEQATHQLASEFRVTVATSDGMEQLIASGQGASRMSSRQLREEVLRMNEHSVKEYESRQRRGNAEPLKKLREITLEDSDS from the coding sequence ATGAAGTATATAAATATAGGCCTGCTGGCGCATGTAGATGCCGGTAAAACAACCTTATCAGAAGGTCTGCTCTATGCCTGTGGCAGTATTCGTCAAATAGGGAGAGTCGATCACGGAAATGCATTTCTGGACTATGATGTACAGGAAAAGAATCGCGGCATCACAATTTATGCCAAACAGGCGGTGATTTCATGGAAGGATACGCAGATCACATTGCTGGATACCCCCGGACATGTGGACTTTTCGGCAGAGATGGAGCGTGTGCTGCAGGTGCTGGATTATGCGGTGCTGATTATCAATGCACTGGATGGGGTACAATCTCATACGGAAACCATATGGAAGCTGTTGAAGCATTATAACATTCCAGTACTTGTATTTATCAATAAAATGGATGTCAGCTATACACAGAGGGAAGCTCTCATGACGGATGTAAAGCGGCTGCTGGATGAGCGGTGTGTGGACTTCAGCCTATGTGATGAGCAGCTTCAGGAGCAACTGGCAATGTGCAGTGATGAATTGCTGGATACATATATGGAAGCAGGTAGCATACCAAAGGAGCAGATTGCTGAAGCTGTATCCCAAAGAATCCTGTTTCCCTGCTGCTTTGGGTCAGCATTAAAAATGGAGGGGATACAGGAGCTTCTGGATATTTTGGACTGCTATACAAAGCCGAGGCTGTATCCCGAAGAATTTGGTGCGCGGATATTCAAAATCAGCAGGGATGAAAATGGTAACCGCCTAACACATATGAAGATCACAGGCGGAACACTGAAGGTGAAAACAAAGCTTGGCGAGGAGGAAAAGGTCGATCAGATCCGGCTGTACTCCGGGAATCGCTACCAGCTGTGTGATGAAGCGGCAAGCGGCAGAGTATGTGCGGTAAAGGGATTGCATAGATTTCATGCCGGAGACGGACTGGGGTTTGAAAAGAACAAAAATGAGGTTCAGCTTTCTTCCTTTATGAACTATCGCGTTTTGCTGCCACAAGGCTGTGATGCGTTCGTTATGCGCAAACAGCTGCTTCAGCTTGCCGAGGAGGATCCGCAGCTGCATGTCAGCTATGATACACATCTGAAAGAGCTGCATGTGCGGCTGATGGGGGATATTCAGACAGAGGTTTTAAAGCATACCATACGGGAACGGTTTCATACCGAAGTGGAATTTGATGAGGGCAGAGTCGTATATAAGGAAACAATTCTGGAGCCGGTGGAAGGCGTTGGACACTATGAACCACTGCGTCATTATGCAGAGGTTCATCTTCTGCTGGAGCCTCTGCCAAGGGGAAGCGGTCTGCAGTTTGCAAGTGACTGTAAGGAGGATGCGTTGGATCGTCACTGGCAGCGGCTGATTTTGAGCCATCTGCAGGAACGGGAGCATATCGGTGTATTGAGCGGTTCTCCAATTACCGACATGAAAATAACACTGCTCTGTGGACGTGCACATCAAAAGCATACTGAGGGTGGTGATTTCCGGCAGGCGACATATCGGGCAGTGCGGCATGGGCTGCGCAGTGCAAAAAGTATACTCTTGGAGCCTTATTATGAATTTACCCTGCAGGTTCCCGCATCCTGTGTCAGCCGTGCGGTATTCGATATCGAACGATTTAACGGTACCTTTCAATTAGAGGAGGAAGCAAACGGGCTGAGTGTTATCAGCGGTTGTGCACCAGTCAGATGGCTTCAAGGCTATCCGCAGGAGGTCTATGCATATACGCGGGGGAAAGGGCGGCTGTTTTGTAGTTTGAAAGGGTATGAGGAGTGTGCGAATCAAAGCGAGGTACTGAAGGAGCTGGCGTATGACTGTGACAGCGATATGGAGCATCCGTGCGGTTCTGTCTTTTGCTCTCATGGAGCCGGATATTATGTGCCATGGGATGAGGTAAGGAAACATATGCATATGCAAAGCGAATGGGGACGTATCCAGCTGAAAAAGGAAAGCTATCAAAGCTATACTGCAAAGCCTGTGGATGAGAAGGAGCTGGAAGAAATATTCATACGAACCTATGGCCCAATCAAGCGCAGGCCTTTACAGCGTGAGAAAACAGTCTCGAATATTATAGATTTGGAAAAACAGAATATCAGCTATCAGCCGCTGCCGGAATGCCTGCTAGTGGATGGCTACAATGTTATTCACGACTGGGAAGAGCTGAGCTATCTGGCAAAGGATCATCTGGATGCCGCAAGGCACCGTCTCATTGATATGATGGGCAGCTATCAGGGGTATCGCGGCTGTGTGCTCATTCTCGTATTTGATGCATACAAGGTGAAAGCAGGCACCGGAGCAGCTTATAAGGATGGAAGTATATATGTTGTATATACAAAGCAGGCACAGACAGCAGATATGTATATTGAACAGGCGACACATCAGCTCGCAAGTGAATTTCGGGTGACGGTGGCTACCTCTGATGGTATGGAGCAACTGATTGCAAGCGGGCAGGGGGCAAGCCGTATGTCTTCCAGACAGCTTCGTGAGGAGGTCTTACGTATGAATGAGCACTCTGTCAAGGAATATGAAAGCAGGCAGCGCCGCGGTAATGCGGAGCCGTTAAAGAAGCTGCGCGAGATTACGCTGGAGGATTCTGATAGCTGA